One Danio aesculapii chromosome 13, fDanAes4.1, whole genome shotgun sequence DNA window includes the following coding sequences:
- the synj2bp gene encoding synaptojanin-2-binding protein, which produces MNGSAHSAPSDVEFTLKRGPAGLGFNIVGGVDQQYMMNDSGIYVAKIKENGAAALDGRLQEGDKILAINGRKLDNLSHGAAVELFRSAGEDVHLCIQQRPVLQNGPTSSRADGESSSALGTWTLFAVVTLAVVTASFISYKRFHPRGPRGPF; this is translated from the exons ATGAACGGATCTGCACACAGCGCGCCAAGTGATGTTGAATTCACGCTGAAAAGAGGCCCGGCCG GTCTGGGGTTTAATATAGTGGGTGGAGTGGACCAGCAGTACATGATGAATGATAGTGGGATCTATGTGGCAAAAATCAAAGAAAATGGAGCGGCTGCGCTGGATGGACGTCTGCAGGAGGGAGACAAAATTCTTGCG ATAAATGGCAGAAAGCTGGACAATCTGTCTCACGGTGCAGCAGTGGAGCTGTTTCGCTCTGCAGGAGAGGACGTACATCTCTGCATTCAGCAGCGA CCTGTCCTGCAGAACGGCCCCACCAGCTCTCGAGCCGACGGAGAGTCTTCCTCTGCTTTGGGCACATGGACACTGTTTGCTGTAGTCACTCTGGCCGTTGTGACAGCCAGTTTCATCTCTTACAAGCGCTTTCATCCCCGAGGGCCCCGGGGCCCATTTTAA